In Streptomyces sp. NBC_01707, a genomic segment contains:
- a CDS encoding SpoIIE family protein phosphatase — protein sequence MLGVRTVAGQVLLLELALVVLLVAAAVVSLVVQGRHAAVQEARSRSYAVAVTFAHSPGIVAALDGPDPTAVLEPLTQAIQKSTHVEYVVVSSTRGIRYTHPDPTMIGKHILGPYKEAVLGHGFTRTYPGSRGPAVNSVVPVPRSDGSTAGLVSVGIKVTNINKMADRELPVLAGSAVTALALTSGGAALVSRRLRRQTRGLGPAEMTRLYEHHDAVLHSVREGVLIIDGDGRLVLANDEARRLLRLPADAEGHPMTDVGLPPPLAELLACGRVASDEVSVAGDRLLAVNLRPTDEHGGPAGTVATLRDTTELAALAGRAAEVRGRLLLLHTAGARIGTTLDVTRTAEELAEVVVPRFADFASVDLAESVLHGEEPSVPLGAVLDMRRTAAAGVRGDHPFYPIGRIIGFVPASPPALGLISGHTMLVPELSTEPRWQGPDPAQAARILAYGVHSLLSVPLHARGAVLGMANFWRAENPEPFDEDDLTFAEELVARAAVCVDNARRYTREHEMAVTLQRSLLPRGLPEQDALDVAYRYLPAQSGVGGDWFDVIPLPGARVALVVGDVVGHGLHAAATMGRLRTAVHNFSTLDLPADELLARVDKLVARIDQEEHADGDRAEVTGATCLYAVYDPVAGICSAARAGHPGPVLVLPDGTVQIPDIPAGLPLGIGGLPFEAVELPLPEGTRLVLYTDGLVESRERDFDTGLDTLRDTLAGRHRTPEETCDDLITALLPTPPGDDAAVLVAATHIFAPSRIGEWDIEPDPSAVAGVRKKVSQWLTERGLEEEIFATELILSELVTNAIRYGGAPIRVRMLHNHALICEVSDSGSTAPHLRYASTTDEGGRGLYLVARFADRWGTRYTAKGKVIWSEQTPGAGGAPAFDWADDALGL from the coding sequence TTGCTCGGCGTGCGCACCGTGGCCGGGCAGGTGCTGCTTCTGGAGCTGGCGCTCGTGGTGCTGCTCGTCGCCGCGGCGGTGGTCTCGCTCGTGGTGCAGGGCCGGCACGCCGCCGTTCAGGAAGCCCGAAGCCGTTCGTACGCCGTCGCCGTCACGTTCGCCCACTCCCCGGGCATCGTGGCGGCGCTGGACGGCCCGGATCCCACCGCCGTACTGGAACCGCTCACGCAAGCGATCCAGAAGAGCACACACGTCGAGTACGTCGTCGTGTCCAGCACACGCGGTATCCGCTATACCCACCCCGATCCCACGATGATCGGCAAACACATCCTCGGCCCGTACAAGGAAGCGGTTCTGGGGCACGGCTTCACCCGCACCTATCCGGGGAGCCGAGGGCCGGCCGTGAACTCGGTGGTGCCCGTACCGAGGTCCGACGGCTCGACCGCCGGCCTGGTGTCCGTGGGCATCAAGGTCACGAACATCAACAAGATGGCCGACCGCGAACTGCCGGTGCTGGCCGGCTCCGCGGTGACCGCACTTGCCCTCACCTCGGGCGGAGCGGCGCTGGTCAGCCGGCGTCTGCGGCGGCAGACGCGCGGCCTCGGCCCCGCCGAGATGACGCGCCTGTACGAGCATCACGACGCGGTGCTGCACTCCGTACGCGAAGGTGTGCTCATCATCGACGGCGACGGACGGCTGGTGCTGGCCAACGACGAGGCCCGTCGGCTGCTGCGCCTGCCCGCGGACGCCGAGGGGCATCCGATGACGGATGTCGGCCTGCCCCCGCCCCTCGCGGAACTCCTCGCCTGCGGCCGTGTCGCCTCCGACGAGGTGAGCGTGGCCGGCGACCGGCTGCTGGCCGTCAACCTGCGGCCCACCGACGAACACGGCGGACCTGCCGGGACGGTCGCGACCCTGCGCGACACGACGGAGCTGGCCGCGCTCGCCGGCCGGGCGGCAGAGGTACGGGGGCGGCTGCTTCTGCTGCACACGGCCGGTGCGCGCATCGGGACGACCCTGGACGTGACCCGGACCGCCGAGGAGCTGGCGGAAGTGGTGGTCCCCCGTTTCGCCGACTTCGCCTCGGTCGACCTGGCCGAGTCCGTCCTGCACGGTGAGGAGCCGTCGGTGCCGCTCGGCGCCGTGCTGGACATGCGGCGTACGGCTGCGGCAGGCGTGCGCGGCGACCACCCCTTCTATCCGATCGGAAGGATCATCGGGTTCGTTCCCGCCAGCCCGCCGGCCCTGGGCCTGATCAGTGGGCACACGATGCTGGTGCCGGAGCTGTCCACCGAGCCGCGCTGGCAGGGGCCCGACCCCGCACAGGCGGCGAGGATCCTCGCGTACGGAGTCCACTCCCTGCTCTCCGTTCCGCTGCACGCCCGTGGTGCGGTCCTGGGGATGGCGAATTTCTGGCGCGCGGAGAATCCGGAACCCTTCGACGAGGACGATCTGACGTTCGCCGAGGAACTGGTCGCCCGGGCAGCCGTCTGTGTCGACAACGCCCGCCGCTACACCCGCGAGCACGAGATGGCGGTGACGCTGCAGCGCAGCCTGCTGCCCCGCGGCCTGCCCGAGCAGGACGCTCTCGATGTCGCATACCGCTATCTGCCGGCTCAATCGGGGGTGGGCGGCGACTGGTTCGACGTCATTCCGCTGCCCGGTGCCCGCGTCGCGCTGGTCGTCGGTGACGTCGTCGGACACGGTCTGCACGCCGCCGCGACGATGGGCCGCCTGCGCACCGCGGTCCACAATTTCTCCACGCTGGACCTGCCGGCCGACGAACTCCTCGCGCGCGTCGACAAACTGGTGGCGCGCATCGACCAGGAGGAGCACGCCGACGGCGACCGCGCGGAGGTCACGGGGGCAACCTGCCTGTACGCCGTCTACGACCCGGTGGCCGGCATCTGCTCCGCCGCCCGGGCCGGCCATCCCGGTCCCGTGCTGGTACTGCCCGACGGCACGGTGCAGATCCCCGACATCCCCGCAGGTCTACCTCTGGGCATCGGCGGACTGCCTTTCGAGGCGGTGGAGTTGCCACTGCCGGAGGGGACCCGTCTGGTGCTCTACACCGACGGTCTCGTCGAGTCGCGCGAGCGGGATTTCGATACCGGGCTCGACACATTGCGCGACACGCTGGCCGGACGGCACCGGACTCCGGAGGAGACGTGCGACGACCTGATCACTGCGCTCCTGCCCACCCCTCCGGGTGACGACGCCGCCGTCCTGGTGGCCGCTACGCACATCTTCGCCCCCTCCCGTATCGGCGAATGGGACATCGAGCCCGACCCGTCGGCCGTCGCCGGGGTCCGCAAGAAGGTGTCCCAGTGGCTCACCGAACGGGGGCTGGAGGAAGAGATCTTCGCCACCGAGCTGATCCTCAGTGAGCTCGTCACCAACGCCATCCGCTACGGCGGCGCCCCCATCCGCGTCCGGATGCTGCACAACCACGCGCTGATCTGCGAAGTGTCCGACTCCGGGAGCACCGCACCGCATCTGCGCTATGCATCGACGACGGACGAGGGCGGCCGCGGCCTGTACCTCGTCGCCCGGTTCGCCGACCGCTGGGGCACCCGCTACACCGCCAAGGGCAAGGTCATCTGGTCCGAACAGACGCCGGGGGCGGGTGGAGCACCGGCGTTCGACTGGGCCGACGACGCCTTGGGGCTCTGA
- a CDS encoding LacI family DNA-binding transcriptional regulator gives MSPAKVQSPQEKASADVPSQSTATLAEIARAAGVSAPTVSKVLNGRADVAPGTRTRVEELLLLHGYRRRRGSTAQSQLIDLVFHELDSSWAMEVVRGVENVAREEGLSLVLSESAGRLTPGQTWVDGVLARRPVGVILVLSDLTAAQRAQLTSRNIPFAVVDPAGDPGDDVPSVGTTNWQGGLAATRHLTGLGHRRIGVVSGPSRMMCSRARVDGYRAAMETAGLPLDPALVREGEFSHEDGYTAGLELLRLPEPPTAIFAGNDLQALGVYEAARELGLRIPEDLSVVGFDDLPLTRWIGPPLTTVRQPLIEMAETAARLVLDLGRGQQPATTRVDLATNLVVRSSTAAPRL, from the coding sequence ATGAGCCCTGCAAAGGTCCAGTCACCACAGGAGAAGGCGTCTGCCGACGTGCCGTCGCAGAGCACCGCCACGTTGGCGGAGATCGCTCGCGCGGCTGGAGTCTCGGCACCGACAGTTTCGAAAGTGCTGAACGGCCGAGCCGACGTCGCACCCGGTACGCGCACCAGGGTGGAGGAGTTGCTGCTACTCCACGGCTACCGGCGCAGGCGGGGTTCCACGGCACAGTCGCAGCTGATCGATCTGGTCTTCCACGAGCTCGACAGCAGCTGGGCCATGGAGGTCGTCCGGGGCGTCGAGAACGTCGCCCGGGAGGAAGGGCTGAGCCTGGTGCTCTCCGAGAGCGCCGGCCGGCTGACCCCGGGCCAGACCTGGGTGGACGGCGTGCTGGCCCGTCGGCCGGTGGGTGTGATCCTGGTGCTCTCGGACCTGACCGCGGCCCAGCGCGCCCAGCTGACCAGCCGCAACATCCCCTTCGCGGTGGTCGATCCGGCAGGCGACCCGGGTGACGACGTGCCGTCGGTCGGAACGACCAACTGGCAGGGCGGGCTGGCCGCCACGCGCCATCTGACCGGCCTCGGACACCGGCGGATCGGTGTCGTCAGCGGCCCGTCCCGGATGATGTGCAGCCGAGCCCGGGTCGACGGCTACCGAGCCGCCATGGAGACCGCGGGGCTGCCCCTCGACCCCGCTCTGGTCCGGGAGGGCGAGTTCTCGCACGAGGACGGCTACACCGCGGGACTGGAACTCCTGCGGCTGCCCGAGCCGCCCACCGCCATCTTCGCCGGCAACGACCTGCAGGCACTCGGCGTCTACGAGGCCGCCCGCGAGCTGGGCCTGCGCATCCCGGAGGACCTGAGCGTCGTCGGCTTCGACGATCTGCCCCTCACCCGGTGGATCGGGCCGCCGCTCACCACGGTGCGCCAGCCGCTCATCGAAATGGCCGAGACCGCGGCCCGGCTGGTCCTCGATCTCGGCCGGGGCCAGCAGCCCGCGACCACGCGGGTCGACCTCGCGACCAACCTGGTGGTGCGCAGCAGCACGGCGGCCCCTCGCCTCTGA
- a CDS encoding extracellular solute-binding protein: MVMAGLLAGCGTSGGSGSDGGTITAYVYGDDAVKVQQAAVTKFNKTSKVKVKLVSVPGTDYVNKLRSAMGSPSAPDVFFNWGGGSIKPYVDAKQLVDLTSTVNSTPELKDGFLPSIMTAGGLDGKIYGVPMRGMQPVMLFYNKSLFAENKLEAPKTWEDLQNAITTFKAKGITPFALGGADKWPELMWMEYLLDRIGGPEVFQKIQNGDTSGWGDPAVLKAAQTVKDLVDQGAFGKNFNSVDYGNGGAPTLLNKGKAAMHLMGSWEYSTQLGKAPEFAKKDLGWTAFPTVAGGVGDAADVVGNPTNYWSINARTKHKDAAIAFLKTMASQDYAKALVDNGDIPTTSNAASMLSTSPNPQFANDQYSLVQKAPSFTLSWDQALESRYATPLLTEISKLFAGKSTPEQFVAAMKAVK, translated from the coding sequence ATGGTAATGGCCGGTCTGCTGGCGGGTTGCGGTACGAGCGGGGGCAGCGGTAGCGACGGTGGAACCATCACCGCGTACGTCTACGGCGATGACGCGGTCAAGGTTCAGCAGGCCGCGGTCACGAAGTTCAACAAGACCTCGAAGGTCAAGGTCAAGCTGGTGTCGGTGCCCGGCACCGACTACGTGAACAAGCTCCGCAGCGCGATGGGCTCGCCGAGCGCCCCGGACGTGTTCTTCAACTGGGGCGGCGGCTCGATCAAGCCGTACGTCGACGCGAAGCAGCTGGTCGACCTCACGTCGACGGTCAACAGCACCCCTGAGCTCAAGGACGGATTCCTTCCGTCGATCATGACGGCGGGCGGCCTCGACGGGAAGATCTACGGTGTGCCGATGCGCGGCATGCAGCCCGTGATGCTCTTCTACAACAAGTCGCTGTTCGCCGAGAACAAGCTCGAGGCCCCCAAGACCTGGGAGGACCTGCAGAACGCCATCACCACCTTCAAGGCCAAGGGCATCACGCCCTTCGCTCTCGGCGGCGCCGACAAGTGGCCCGAGCTGATGTGGATGGAGTACCTGCTCGACCGGATCGGCGGACCCGAGGTCTTCCAGAAGATCCAGAACGGCGACACCTCCGGCTGGGGCGACCCCGCGGTGCTGAAGGCGGCCCAGACCGTCAAGGACCTCGTCGACCAGGGTGCCTTCGGCAAGAACTTCAACTCCGTCGACTACGGCAACGGTGGCGCGCCCACGCTCCTCAACAAGGGCAAGGCCGCCATGCACCTCATGGGCTCGTGGGAGTACTCGACCCAGCTGGGCAAGGCACCGGAGTTCGCCAAGAAGGACCTCGGCTGGACCGCCTTCCCGACCGTGGCCGGCGGCGTCGGCGACGCGGCGGACGTGGTGGGCAACCCGACCAACTACTGGTCGATCAACGCGCGCACCAAGCACAAGGACGCCGCGATCGCGTTCCTGAAGACGATGGCCTCGCAGGACTACGCCAAGGCCCTGGTCGACAACGGTGACATCCCCACCACGTCCAACGCGGCCTCGATGCTCAGCACGTCGCCCAACCCGCAGTTCGCCAACGACCAGTACAGCCTGGTCCAGAAGGCGCCCAGCTTCACGCTCTCGTGGGACCAGGCACTGGAGTCCCGGTACGCCACCCCGCTGCTCACCGAGATCAGCAAGCTGTTCGCCGGCAAGTCCACCCCGGAGCAGTTCGTCGCAGCGATGAAGGCCGTCAAGTAA
- a CDS encoding carbohydrate ABC transporter permease has product MSHHTPHVKTRGGRKTAVGNVGRPPVSWALPGILFFAVFAIVPLAIAVYLSFCQWDGLNSPTPTGLDNWTRLFKDPEFRQAAWLSLLLTTISWAFQTPVALLLGVWAAGRQRSRAVLSAVFFIPLLLSTTAIAMLFHALLDPNFGVITEIGPWLGIDPNIMGSSTGALLTVAFVGGWQFMPFHTLIYQGGARQIPEVLYQAAEMDGAGMFRQFFHITLPQLRHTITTSSVLMIVGSLTYFDTVLIMTKGGPGTDTTVLPYLMYRTGFQTYDLGYAAAIATALVVVATALSLILVRFSGFGNMRSTREGM; this is encoded by the coding sequence ATGTCCCACCACACTCCGCACGTGAAGACGCGTGGGGGCAGGAAGACGGCCGTCGGAAACGTCGGCCGTCCTCCGGTCAGCTGGGCACTGCCCGGCATCCTCTTCTTCGCCGTCTTCGCGATCGTCCCGCTGGCGATCGCCGTCTACCTCTCCTTCTGCCAGTGGGACGGGCTGAACTCCCCGACCCCGACGGGCCTGGACAACTGGACCCGGCTGTTCAAGGACCCGGAATTCCGCCAGGCCGCCTGGCTGAGCCTTCTGCTGACCACCATCAGCTGGGCCTTCCAGACCCCTGTGGCACTGCTCCTCGGTGTCTGGGCGGCGGGCCGGCAGCGCAGCAGAGCCGTGCTCTCCGCGGTCTTCTTCATCCCGCTGCTGCTGTCGACCACCGCCATCGCCATGCTCTTCCACGCCCTGCTGGACCCCAACTTCGGCGTGATCACGGAGATCGGGCCCTGGCTCGGGATCGACCCGAACATCATGGGGTCCTCCACCGGCGCCCTGCTCACCGTGGCGTTCGTCGGCGGCTGGCAGTTCATGCCGTTCCACACCCTGATCTACCAGGGCGGCGCCCGGCAGATACCCGAGGTGCTGTACCAGGCGGCCGAGATGGATGGCGCCGGCATGTTCCGGCAGTTCTTCCACATCACTCTGCCGCAGCTGCGGCACACCATCACGACTTCGTCGGTTCTGATGATCGTCGGCTCGCTGACGTACTTCGACACCGTGCTGATCATGACCAAGGGCGGTCCCGGCACGGACACCACGGTCCTGCCGTACCTCATGTACCGGACCGGTTTCCAGACCTATGACCTCGGCTATGCCGCGGCGATCGCCACGGCCCTGGTCGTGGTGGCCACCGCCCTGTCGCTGATCCTGGTCCGCTTCAGCGGCTTCGGGAACATGCGGTCCACCCGGGAAGGTATGTGA